The genomic interval TCATGCCATCGATAGAAACAGGCTCAACAACTTTAAACCGTATATTTCTTTCTTTGCAAAACTTCATAAGAAAACCGCAATCTCCCCTGCCGTTTTTTCCAAACCTGAAATTGAAGCCTGTAACTATTGTCGATACATTAAACTTTTTTATCAAGATATCATTTATAAAATCCTCAGGCTGCATATTTAAAAAACCCTCGTCAACTTTGGTAAAATACAATATATCTATGCCCAGCCCGCCTATTATGCGCGCTTTTTCAGAATTGGATGTAATAAGCTCCGGGGCTTTACCCTTATTTAAAATTGTCATAGGATGTTTTTCAAATGTAAATACCACGGTTTTCTGGTTTTGCCTGAAAGCCATATCTTTTAAAACTCTTATTAAATTTTGATGCCCGATATGGACACCGTCAAAAAAGCCTAAAGCGCAGGCAGTATGTATATTTGAAAATGCTCTGTCATCAATATCGCCCATTATTATGTTCATGATTATCTCACCTTAAGAAAACTTTTTTTACTTTAACGTGTCCTTCGGCGTCTATGGCTCCTACAGCAGCAAATTTATTGCACCGGTTAAATATGAGGATGATATCTTCTCTTTTTCTCTTTTCATATCTGAGTGCCTCGTTTATATGAAATCCGACGCCATTTTTAACCTTGCAAAATAATGCGTCGTCTATATATACCCTGCTGCAATCAGGAAGGGCGCTTTCCACCGGAAATAATACTGCTTCAACGTTATTTTCATGTACATATTGTTCAAGTTCAAATAATGTCACGGAATTGTCTAAAGTAAAGGGGCCTGTCCGGCATCTCAAAAGAAAAGTCATTATTGCATCGCTTGATAAAAGTTTGCCTATATCGCTGCATAACGTCCTTATATAGGTACCTTTTGAACATGTAACGTCAAAAAGGATATTATTGCCTTCCACATTTATGATATCGATGCTGTATATGAATATCGATCGCGGTGCTCTGTCTATAGTTATTCCGGATCTTGCCAGTTCATATAATTTCTTTCCTTTTACCTTGACTGCTGAAAACATAGGAGGTATCTGTTCTATTTTCCCCCTAAAATTATTAAATGCATCATATATTTTATCCTTATCCTCAGGACTATAGGGTACTTTTTCTATATCCCCATACTTATCCAGTGTATTGCTTTTAAAACCTATGGACATTTCCGTCCTGTAAGTCTTTTTATCATTCATAAGGTATTCGGATATCCGCGTGGCTTTTCCGATGCATACCGGAAGTACCCCTGCAGCACCGGGATCAAGGGTGCCGGTATGTCCGGCCTTTTTAACATTCAATATTTTTTTTACGTAAGATACGACATCCTGAGATGTCATATTGGGGGGTTTTAATATATTGATTATGCCATCCAAATTTTATCATTCCTTTAAAGCTTTAGCCAGTTCGTCGAGAATACTTTTTTTAGCATTCTCAAAATTTCCCTTTATTGTACATCCTGCAGCCCTTATATGTCCGCCGCCTCCGAATTTTTCGCAGACGGATTTGACATCGACATAATTTTTGGACCTCAAGCTTACTTTAAACTCGCCGGCTCCCGTTTCCTTAATAAAAGCAGCGCATTCAACAGATTTTATATCCCTTCCGTAATTAATAAAATCCGTAGTCGATATATTGCTTATATCGATATTGCCTATATCGCTCTTTAAAAGTTTCATAAAAGCTATTCTGCCTCTGTAGTGCAATTCAATGCTTTCCAATGCTTTTCCCAGCAGTTTAATCGAATCATATTCAAAATTTCTGTATATAATGTCATGTATGCCGCTAAAGGCTATGCCTGTTGAAATAAGCTTTCCCGCAATCAGATGCGTCAAGGGCGTGGTATTTGAATACCTGAACCCCCCAGTATCTGTAAGAATAGCAGTATACAGGCAAGCCGCTTCATCCTTTTGTATTTCAGGTTCCATCAGTTTTATGATCTGATATATGAGCTCGCCTGCAGCAGCCGAATTCATATCTACGAAGTTTATATCGGCATAAAGGTCGTTTGTCGCATGATGGTCGATATTTACGGTGATATTTGCTTTAATATCCGCGCATTTCCCTATTCTTTCATAATCTCCCGAATCGATTATAATCAATGCATCATAAGCATTTTTGCCTATCAAGCTGCAGTCTTTAATTGAATCATATCCTGGAAGATATGAGAAAACATCAGGCACCTTGTCGCTGCTGAAAACATCGACATTTTTATTCAAACGCTTCAATACATTATAAAGAGCCAAAGAAGATCCTACGCTGTCACCGTCGGGCATTACATGAAAAGTAATCGCAAAATTGCTCTTTTCCTTAAGTATTTCGGCTATTTTAGCTGCCGTCATTTTGCATCATCACCCGCTTTGTTGGCTTTCTTTATGAGGTTTGAAATATATATGCCGTGTTCTATCGATTTATCAAGCTCAAATATTATTTCAGGCGTATACCTGAGCTTAACCCTTTTGCCCATTTCCCGCCTTATATATCCTGCTGCGCTTTTTAAGCCCGTAATGGTATCGCCTTGCTGTTTTTCATCGCCCAAAACGCTTACATAGATTTTTGCATATCTCAAATCTCTCGTTATGCTTACGGATGTAATGCTTGTAAATTCAGCAACCCTTGGATCGCGAATTTCATCTCTTATAATGCTGCTTACCTCTCTTTTATATTCCTCTGCAATCCTGTCTGTTCTTTCGAATCCCATCAAAATACCACCTTTCCGGTATTTATAATTCTTTTTTTATTTGCTGCATTTCAAATGCTTCTAAAATGTCCCCTTCTTTGATATCATTGAATTTGTCGATATTGAGGCCGCATTCAAAGCCCATGGCTACTTCTTTCACATCATCTTTGAATCTCTTCAATGATGCTAAAGTTCCTTCGTGAACCACTATTCCGTTCCTTATCACTCTTATCTGGCTGCTTCTTGCTATTTTGCCTTCCGTGACATAGCATCCAGCTATGGTACCGATATTTGAAACCTTGAACAGGGCTCTCACTTCGGCCCTTCCAACAACAACTTCCTTATACTCAGGCTCAAGCATTCCCTTCATAGCGGCTTCAACATCATTTATAGCCTCGTATATAATCCTGTAAGTCTTGATATCGACTTTTTCCTTTTCGGCAAGCTCTCTTGCCTTTGTTTCAGGCCTGACACTGAAACCGATGATTACGGCATTCGATGCCGATGCCAAAATGACATCAGATTCGGTTATTGCCCCGACACCTCCATGAATTACCTTTATTTTAACATTTTCATTGGAAAGTTTTAAAAGGGATTGCTCCAATGCTTCGACAGAACCCTGAACATCGGCTTTTATAATAATATCTAATTCTTTAACCTTTCCTTCTTCAATTTGACTGAACAAGTTTTCCAAAGATACTCTATTTGTATCGTTTATCATTTTATTTCTGTTCTCGTCGACTCTTTTTTGAACTATTTGCTTTGCGGCTTTTTCATCACCTATTACATACATTATATCCCCTGCATCAGGTATTTCATTAAAGCCCAAGACTTCAACAGGTATCGAAGGGCCCGCTTCTCTGACGCTTTTTCCCTTGTCATTGAACATAGCCCTGACTTTTCCATAAGTGAATCCCGCAACCATCGGGTCTCCAACCTTTAATGTACCGTTCTTTACAAGGACGGTAGCAACAGGTCCCCTTCCCTTATCCAGTTTTGATTCAATAACTATACCTTTTGCCGGTCTATTGGGATTTGCTTTTAATTCCTGCATTTCGGCAACAAGGAGTATCATTTCAAGCAGCGTATCGATTCCCTGTTTTGTTTTTGCGGATACAGGAACACATATGGTATCCCCGCCCCAATCTTCTGCAACCAATCCATACTCGGTCAATTCCTGTTTAACTTTATCTGGATTTGCATTGTTTTTATCTATTTTATTAATCGCAACTACTATAGGAACATCAGCGGCTTTTGCGTGGTTTATGGCCTCAACTGTCTGAGGCATTACGCCATCATCGGCAGCTACGACTAAAACAGCTACATCGGTGGCCATTGCTCCTCTGGCTCTCATAGACGTAAAAGCTTCATGACCGGGGGTGTCTAAAAAGGTTATCTTGTTTCCCTTTATATTTACCGTGTATGCTCCAATATGCTGTGTTATGCCTCCTGCTTCAGTGAGTGTGACATGGGTTTTCCTGATGCAATCCAAAAGTGATGTCTTTCCATGATCAACATGGCCCATGATTGTAACTACAGGAGGTCTCATCTTTAAATCTTCAGGTTTATCAGGAACATCATTTATCAATTCTTCTTCTATGTTTTTCTGTTCCTCTTTCTCAACTTTGATATTTAACTTTTCAGCTAATTTTTTTACGACATCAAAATTTATCTCCTGGTTTATAGTAGCCATAATGCCTAATCCAATCAATGTCTTTATTACCTCGGACGGTTGCCTGCCCATTTTTTCAGACAACTCTTTTACTGTAATGGCATCAGGAATCTTTATCGTCTTAGATTTTATGGCTTCTTTCTTTGCTTCCTTATTCACCCTTTCACGGGTGTCATTATCCTTATCCTTATTAAGTTCCTGGCTTTTTCTATCTATTTTCTTCGTCTTTGTATCTCTGCTTTTTATTTTTTGTACTTTTGCAGTCTTTGCTACACCGTCTTCGGCGCTTTCATCGATTATATTTTCTTTAATCTGCTCCTTTTTTTCATCTCTTACCTGAAAATATTCTTTTACTATTTTCTGGGCATCATCGTCTATGACGCTCATATGATTTTTTATATTAAAATTATACTCTTTTAAAATCTCTATTATATCCTTACTAGCTACATTGAGCTGTTTCGCCAGCTCATATATTCTTAATTTAGCCATACTTATTCACCCCCGTAATAATTATCTCAGCATATTTAAAACCACCTTTGACATATTTTCATCATTTATTACGATAACCGATGTTGGCATTTTACCTATGCTGCTGCCTATATCTCCTTTGTTTCCATGGATTATAAAAGGTATGTTATTAGCCTTGCACATATTTACAAATTTGTCCTGCGTGCCATGCGATGCATCTTCTGCAACCAAAACCATTTTCCCTTTCCCCTTTTTTATTTGAATCTCACATGTATTATATCCTGAAGATAAATTCCCTGATTTTTTTATTATACCTAAGAATGAATAAAACTTAGCATCATTCATCAGGTGTTATCTCCTTTCTCAGTTCATTATAAACATCATCGGAGATCGGGCTTTCAAGTGCTCTTTCTATTCTTTTAGCCTTATAGGCCTTTTCAAGGCAGTCAAGGTTATTGCAGATATATGCACCTCTTCCTGATAGTTTGCCCGTAAGGTCGATTTTGATTTCATTAGTATGCGCGGACCGCACGATTCTCAAAAGCTCCTTCTTAGGCTTGGTCTCCTGACAACCCAGGCATTTCCTTAAAGGGACTTTTTTTTTCTTCAACATACAATAACCTCCCTACTCTTTATTGCTCACTTCTTCCTCTTTTTCCTCTACTTCTTCCTTGATCTGCGTCTGACTCTTTATGTGATCTTCCATCCTGTCAGCTTAGCAGCCAGTCTGGCATTTTGCCCTTCTTTTCCGATAGCAAGGGATAATTGATAATCTACAACGACTACCTTTGCAGATTTTTCTTTTTCGTTCAGTGTTACGGATATTACCTTCGCTGGGCTTAAGGAACTTGCGATAAATTCTTCTGGATCCTTGCTCCACTTTATGACATCTATCTTTTCTCCCTTTAATTCATCTACTATGTTTTGGACCCTTGTTCCCCTCTGGCCTATGCAAGCTCCGGTAGGATCGATATTTTCATCGTGAGAGTATACGGCGATTTTCGTCCTTGACCCTGCCTCCCTTGCAATACCTTTTATCTCAACAATACCTTCAAATATTTCCGGCACTTCCTGCTCGAAAAGCCTTTTTACCAGACCTGGATGAGTCCTTGAAACGATAACCTGCGGTCCTTTGTTTGTTTTCTTTACCTCTACTATATAGAGTTTTAACTTGTCACCGAAATTATATTCTTCGCCTGGCATTTGTTCTCCAGGCCCTAAAGAAGCTTCTATTTTTCCGAGATCGATATATACGTTTTGCTTATCCTTCCTTAAAACCGTACCTATTATCAAATCATTTTCCTTATTGGAGAATTCTTCATACAATATACCTCTTTCAGCTTCCCTGATCTTTTGTACGACCACCTGCTTCGCCGTCTGGGCAGCTATCCTGCCGAATTTTCTTGGCGTAACTTCGATATCAACGACATCACCAAGCTTGTATTTATTATCTATTGCCTTTGCATCATTTATATCGATCTCCAAAAGCTTATCGTATACTTCATCCACTACTGTTTTTTGGGCATATACATGTACATCGCCGGTTTCGGGATTTATAGCAGTCTTGACATTCTGGGCCGAACCGAAATTCTTCTTATATGCCGATACAAGTGCGGATTCCAATGCCTCAATCAATACTTCCTGTTTTATATTTTTTTCTCTTGCAAGCTGTGTTATCGCTTCAATAAACTCCCCATTCATAATAATATCCCTCCTTAAAAAATAATTTTGAGTCTGACACTGGAAACTTTATTTTTTTGAAATTCATATATTTTATCATGATCTTCAATTTTTATCAAATCATTTTCAAGGCCTATAAGTTTTCCGTCAAAAATTTTCTTTCCCTGCATCTGTTCGTAAAGCTTTACTTCCACATTCCTGCCCTTGAAGTAGTCAAACTCCCTGTCACTTTTCAGTACTCTTTCGCCAGGGGACTGTACCTCCAAACTATAGCTATTTTCGATAGGATCATCTTCATCCAGTTTATCGCTTACAAGCTTGCTGACGTTTTCACAATCATCTATCGTAACACCGTTTTTACTATCGATCACCAGCCTTAGCACATAATTATTTCCCTCTTTTTTATATTCAACATCTATAAGTACTATGCCAAGCTTATCTGTTATGGGCTTTACAATGTCCTCAATATAACGGTCCATCTTTTTTCTGATCATAATACACCTCAAAATCCTTAATATTACATTATATTTATACTTTCCTATTAAGCGCTTTTTATATACATCCCTTACAATATTAAAGAGTGGGAAAACCCACTCTTATGCTCAACAATCTATTATGCTAAAAATACAGTATAAGTATAACACGAAATTATACGTGTTTCAATACTGAAAAAATAAATCTTGCTGCGACATTCCTGTACTAAAATAAAGTCAGCTGATTTGTTTCGGGCATGCCTTCAAGGCATCCGTGTTTTTTCAGTATTTCTATTACCGTTTTCGATACACCGGCTCTATTTCTTAAGTCTTCTATTGATATATACTTTCCCTTCTTTCTCTCCTCTGTGATGCTTTTTGCCGCTGTTTCACCAAGCCCTTGAAGAGAGTTCAAAGGTGGAAGAAGTCCTTTATCGATTACTAAAAACTTGACGGCATCGGATTTATATATATCTACATGGTAAAATTTCAATCCCCTTTTATACATTTCCAGTGCGATTTCAAGTATTGTAAGAAGACCTTTCTCTTTTTGGGAAGCTTCATTTCCTATATCTTCTATTCTTTTGATATTTTCTTTCACAGATTCCTCACCGTTTACGATTATATCTGCATCGAACTCATCCGCTCTGATCGTAAAATAAGCGGCGTAAAAATATAAAGGCATGTATACTTTAAAATATGCAATCCTTATAGCCATCATGACATATGCGACAGCATGGCCTTTTGGAAACATATATTTGATTTTTTTACATGAACCGATATACCATTCGGGAACACCGCAGTCCTTCATTTCCTGTATGTCCTCATCTCTCAGGCCCTTT from Clostridiales bacterium carries:
- a CDS encoding bifunctional riboflavin kinase/FAD synthetase, coding for MNIIMGDIDDRAFSNIHTACALGFFDGVHIGHQNLIRVLKDMAFRQNQKTVVFTFEKHPMTILNKGKAPELITSNSEKARIIGGLGIDILYFTKVDEGFLNMQPEDFINDILIKKFNVSTIVTGFNFRFGKNGRGDCGFLMKFCKERNIRFKVVEPVSIDGMIVSSTLIRELIKNGNIKTANKLLGRHYLMEGRVIHGKRRGHLLGFPTANIDIDKGMIAPKNGVYITKTEIDGTLKAGITNIGYNPTFGNKKISVETNIMGFDSDIYGKYIRLYFYDMIREEIKFNNISELKNQISHDKDIALKYSE
- the rbfA gene encoding 30S ribosome-binding factor RbfA — protein: MGFERTDRIAEEYKREVSSIIRDEIRDPRVAEFTSITSVSITRDLRYAKIYVSVLGDEKQQGDTITGLKSAAGYIRREMGKRVKLRYTPEIIFELDKSIEHGIYISNLIKKANKAGDDAK
- the infB gene encoding translation initiation factor IF-2; the encoded protein is MAKLRIYELAKQLNVASKDIIEILKEYNFNIKNHMSVIDDDAQKIVKEYFQVRDEKKEQIKENIIDESAEDGVAKTAKVQKIKSRDTKTKKIDRKSQELNKDKDNDTRERVNKEAKKEAIKSKTIKIPDAITVKELSEKMGRQPSEVIKTLIGLGIMATINQEINFDVVKKLAEKLNIKVEKEEQKNIEEELINDVPDKPEDLKMRPPVVTIMGHVDHGKTSLLDCIRKTHVTLTEAGGITQHIGAYTVNIKGNKITFLDTPGHEAFTSMRARGAMATDVAVLVVAADDGVMPQTVEAINHAKAADVPIVVAINKIDKNNANPDKVKQELTEYGLVAEDWGGDTICVPVSAKTKQGIDTLLEMILLVAEMQELKANPNRPAKGIVIESKLDKGRGPVATVLVKNGTLKVGDPMVAGFTYGKVRAMFNDKGKSVREAGPSIPVEVLGFNEIPDAGDIMYVIGDEKAAKQIVQKRVDENRNKMINDTNRVSLENLFSQIEEGKVKELDIIIKADVQGSVEALEQSLLKLSNENVKIKVIHGGVGAITESDVILASASNAVIIGFSVRPETKARELAEKEKVDIKTYRIIYEAINDVEAAMKGMLEPEYKEVVVGRAEVRALFKVSNIGTIAGCYVTEGKIARSSQIRVIRNGIVVHEGTLASLKRFKDDVKEVAMGFECGLNIDKFNDIKEGDILEAFEMQQIKKEL
- the rimP gene encoding ribosome maturation factor RimP, whose protein sequence is MIRKKMDRYIEDIVKPITDKLGIVLIDVEYKKEGNNYVLRLVIDSKNGVTIDDCENVSKLVSDKLDEDDPIENSYSLEVQSPGERVLKSDREFDYFKGRNVEVKLYEQMQGKKIFDGKLIGLENDLIKIEDHDKIYEFQKNKVSSVRLKIIF
- a CDS encoding ribosomal L7Ae/L30e/S12e/Gadd45 family protein — protein: MNDAKFYSFLGIIKKSGNLSSGYNTCEIQIKKGKGKMVLVAEDASHGTQDKFVNMCKANNIPFIIHGNKGDIGSSIGKMPTSVIVINDENMSKVVLNMLR
- the truB gene encoding tRNA pseudouridine(55) synthase TruB — protein: MDGIINILKPPNMTSQDVVSYVKKILNVKKAGHTGTLDPGAAGVLPVCIGKATRISEYLMNDKKTYRTEMSIGFKSNTLDKYGDIEKVPYSPEDKDKIYDAFNNFRGKIEQIPPMFSAVKVKGKKLYELARSGITIDRAPRSIFIYSIDIINVEGNNILFDVTCSKGTYIRTLCSDIGKLLSSDAIMTFLLRCRTGPFTLDNSVTLFELEQYVHENNVEAVLFPVESALPDCSRVYIDDALFCKVKNGVGFHINEALRYEKRKREDIILIFNRCNKFAAVGAIDAEGHVKVKKVFLR
- a CDS encoding bifunctional oligoribonuclease/PAP phosphatase NrnA yields the protein MTAAKIAEILKEKSNFAITFHVMPDGDSVGSSLALYNVLKRLNKNVDVFSSDKVPDVFSYLPGYDSIKDCSLIGKNAYDALIIIDSGDYERIGKCADIKANITVNIDHHATNDLYADINFVDMNSAAAGELIYQIIKLMEPEIQKDEAACLYTAILTDTGGFRYSNTTPLTHLIAGKLISTGIAFSGIHDIIYRNFEYDSIKLLGKALESIELHYRGRIAFMKLLKSDIGNIDISNISTTDFINYGRDIKSVECAAFIKETGAGEFKVSLRSKNYVDVKSVCEKFGGGGHIRAAGCTIKGNFENAKKSILDELAKALKE
- a CDS encoding YlxR family protein, with the translated sequence MKKKKVPLRKCLGCQETKPKKELLRIVRSAHTNEIKIDLTGKLSGRGAYICNNLDCLEKAYKAKRIERALESPISDDVYNELRKEITPDE